A window of Hevea brasiliensis isolate MT/VB/25A 57/8 chromosome 14, ASM3005281v1, whole genome shotgun sequence contains these coding sequences:
- the LOC110667787 gene encoding probable mediator of RNA polymerase II transcription subunit 26c, with amino-acid sequence MDIDDFRWILEITGVDVWTFIDTAILVASLDFGAELKQRRDKIVEMLCALSSSGQCRSMGRISDGHEMRENRNEAKVGDGCRSGSIYGDEHEENDDELDPFAGLFDDKQKKILEIIQHLENPDQSQDSLVDLLQTLADMDMTFEALKDTGIGRHVSSLRKHSSDDVRRLVKQLVRKWREIVDEWLRLNPQEEQASSTLTADGNSPQQKISRNQVPDIAYSPNTHKESSDSDKKTCEPEGKPKPVPRKEAPRRPTHQSVSVSHNVQRQREQQQQREREVDYERLASARKRLQENYKEALNAKKQRTIQVIDIHDIPKPKIAFFAKNKGGGSLGRRY; translated from the coding sequence ATGGATATAGATGATTTTCGATGGATTCTGGAGATTACGGGTGTTGACGTCTGGACTTTTATTGACACTGCGATATTGGTGGCTTCGTTGGATTTCGGGGCTGAATTGAAGCAGCGGAGAGATAAGATTGTTGAAATGCTATGCGCATTGAGCTCGTCTGGTCAATGTAGGAGTATGGGCAGGATTAGTGATGGGCATGAAATGAGAGAAAACAGAAATGAAGCCAAAGTTGGAGATGGATGTCGTAGTGGGTCGATTTATGGAGATGAACATGAAGAAAACGATGATGAATTGGATCCATTTGCGGGATTGTTCGACGATAAGCAGAAGAAGATTTTGGAGATTATACAACATCTTGAAAATCCTGATCAGTCTCAAGATTCTCTGGTTGATTTGCTTCAAACTTTAGCAGATATGGATATGACCTTCGAGGCACTCAAGGACACTGGCATTGGAAGACATGTCAGTAGTTTGAGAAAGCATTCATCCGATGATGTTCGGAGATTAGTGAAGCAACTTGTCAGGAAATGGAGAGAAATTGTAGATGAATGGTTGAGGCTAAATCCTCAAGAAGAGCAAGCATCCTCTACTCTAACGGCTGATGGGAACTCCCCACAGCAGAAAATTTCCCGGAACCAGGTTCCTGATATTGCATACTCTCCAAATACTCACAAAGAGAGTTCTGATTCAGACAAGAAAACTTGTGAACCAGAAGGAAAGCCAAAACCGGTTCCTCGAAAAGAAGCTCCTCGTAGACCTACCCATCAATCAGTTTCTGTTTCTCACAATGTGCAGAGACAGAGAGAGCAGCAGCAGCAAAGAGAGAGAGAAGTTGATTATGAGAGGCTGGCCTCTGCAAGGAAGAGGCTTCAAGAGAATTACAAAGAAGCCTTAAATGCCAAGAAGCAAAGAACAATTCAAGTGATAGACATACATGATATTCCAAAACCCAAGATTGCCTTTTTTGCAAAGAACAAAGGTGGTGGTTCTCTGGGGAGGCGCTACTGA